The DNA sequence GGTTGGTTAGTCGCACAAGGTGTTACCATCTTATGTTAGGTATCTAGTGACATGACAAGTGTTAAAAGTTACTACTTGTCTAACTAGGATTTCAATCTTAATTCATTAATTGAGATAACACCTTTAACGTTTAACACGTCACTAGATGCCCATTTTATGTCAATAATATGTTTTCAATAGAACAATTCTCTCTTGTATATAACTTTGATATGTTGGAACATGCATATTTCATGTTGGAAACTTATTGACATGGTAATTATTAAGGGTTTGTCATTTGCAactaaatatttagtttaaattatcaattgttgtgataccttcttcttcttttttttttgggtgacacCTTTAGTACTTGACACATTATCATGTTCTTATGTTATTTTGGACATATATTCCCAACGTAACATTACTTATGTATAGAAATAGAGATATTCTATTGGGAACATATAACATGTTAGTTGTTGAAGGTGCTACTTCAATTAATGATTAATACTAAAACTTTATTAGACAAGTGCTAACCCTTAGCACTTGAACGTCACTAGTGTCCAACATAACCTAGAAACTAGGTTTCCAACAAgtcaaaactatatatgtatatatgaaagaaaattaCTATTCTTAAAAATTTAAGCTATTAAAAagcgaatatatatatatatataaagttatgtCAACATTCTCCTCATTTGTAGGTTATTTTAGTGTTATAACGTTCCCTTTAAGTTGTAAgcgttatttttttaaatgggtgCTTATAATTTTGGTTCTaatattatgttaaatattgtggtttctaaaaatttaaattgttataaagTAGGTTTAATATGTATAGCAAATTAtatcaaagatatatatatatatatatatatatatatatgtatatacacacacatatgatTACTTAGAAATATATAGACACTCAGTGCATGTGACATATTAATTTATGAGAAAATTACACTTTAGCACACTCTTAATTTgtccattttttttgttatttcattttttttataacatttaATACCATGTAGTTTCAAAAACATTTACTTTTGTCCATATCTAACAAATTCTGTAATGAATGGGTTATGTGAGTTGCACCAgatcgaaattttttttttttcaattaatttcgaaaaaaaatcaaaaaagaattagatatatatgtagaaaaagAGGAAGCTAAAGAAGAAGATATGTTTGTAGAAGAAAAAGAACCAGATGAGCCAAGAATAATATTAGAGACATTAAATAAACCTACCAAGATTATACTAAGTGTCATGGgtgaatattttattcattaatatACTATCATAATTTAGTTCTAGATAAGTAAATCAGTGAAgggataaatataattaattataaacaaataaaatactaacATATGAAACTTAATATACATCatgatgataaaaaattatttggtaCTTCTAGCATTATTTGATTAATCAAATATACAAGAAGTAGAAATGTATGCAgccattttaatataatatactgAAGAGCATCTTCAATGGTAAATTGCATTTCATCATTGGCATTTGCAAAATTTGACATTGGCATgcctttttcaataataaatactaATGCCAATGCCAAATTTTGACACTACCTTTCCAATGACATATGACAGAAAATAACATTGacaaatagatattttatttaatcacaTTATTCTACTTTATCTACCAAAAAAATTTGGATTTGtcccaattttattattaaatgatGTGGATCCCATAAGTTTTATTGTAGCGGAGTCCACTACCAAAAAATGCAACGTTCCCTTAAAACAAGCAAAGACTATAattatgctattttttttaatttgcaatgAGAATGCAATATCATTGGAATGCTTAAAGGTAGAGAATCTATTatccaaaacaataaataaataatatctaaaggTAGAGAATCAAGTAATTTATAATCTTTTGCCTATATGTTGTAACAGTTGCACCAGTTTAGTACAATGATAATAAAGTGCAACAACCAACTTCTTACCACTGGCTAGACCAATAACATACCCATGCTTCATTGCAAGGGCATAAAATGATACAGCCACAGGGCATGCATATGCACCTACCCCATGAAGAAATTTTTTGGTTCGTTGAGTGCAATGTTAACAAAACAGACGAATTAATGGACAATAAATATTTCTCTGTAAAGGCTTTCTATATATTCAAGAATATACAAGAAGGGTATAGCACTGCCACACTGTGAATACCAACTGCATATGTTCTACTACCAtgcaaagtttttttatttccatctctggtttttcttcttctactatacataattttttatttgcatatctgtttctttttcttcttcttcaacttgttcttgttcttgttcttcttctttttcttctgtgCTCTCTAGACTTTCTTCTTCGTTTTCTGTGCTCTCTggatcttcttcttattcttcttctataTGGTCTTCaccgaaattaattttaaaaaatgaaaaaaaaaataaacaattttagtGGTCAGTTGCAACCCACTTGACCAAGATTTGATGTAATTTGTTAGATTTAACTGATTTGGGCAAGTGTAAGTTTTTGAAAcggatgtttaaaaaaaaaaaaataacagctCCAAAAAGGCAGATTTAAAAGGTTTTAATGAgtaattttctattaatttaaatagcaaagttcaaaaaataatagGATTTACATGTGAGAGAGGACGAGTgtcaacaaaatataaaaagactatcaacaaaaattatataaatataatgattgaaaaattctctaataataattaaaaagttggTGGAATTAAAATAGGTACCTGGTTTTTCAAACTGGCGTCGTATGATGCCATTAAGGTCTTGTTCCAAAATCACCATGTCTTTGCCATTAAGCTTTACAACCTTAAGCTTAGGTATCTTCGGAGTTTTATTTGCGGTAACAAATGTCTGCAACTTAGGAcacttttttatttgtagagTTTCTAGGGATGGGAATTCAAAGGCATAAGGATGTTGACATAAATAGTAGAGATTATTCAGAGAATTTAATTCAATGGAAACCAGATTGGGAAATGAAACCACATAAAATTCCGCATTAACATTATTGATCTCCTCTTCTGTTTTTGCAACGACCTCTTCCATTGATTTACAGTAAGTAACTTTGAGACCTTTTAGCATCACGAGGAGTTTGGCAATGGAAGCAGTGAATAAATATCTCAAACTTGGACAAAAATGTAATGATAGAGTTTTCAGATTTTGGAAGCCAACAGTTTTGACCTGTTGTGGACCCTTCTTCCATATGTGCATCAGCTTGTATAGCCCACGTAATTCCAAACTTTCCAACTTATTGAGGGCTGGAGCTAATGGGCCTTCCCCATAGTCGAATACCACCTCCAACGAATTACACCAAATCACATCTAAATCTTTCAAGTTCATCAGCcactaaaaaaccaaaaaataaattaattattaatgatgACAAAGATTATGCCAAAAAATGCTACAGATTTGGCTAAAAGTGTTAGCAACTCAAAGTACACTAATGTGATTGGTAACCTcgaatttaaaagtttttttacaAGGaggatttatttttatgttttttaaagctaaaactgttttttaaactaaataattaatggtCAATGTTATTGCCACGGTGCAGAAACTTTTTTCCGCAGGATTTTGACACACCTTCTTTGTCTGTTCCAATTTTATCCTTATTCAATCATGCTTGTgaagtttttatcatttattttctaCATTTGTAATgacttttttttccctctcaaattttgttgaaattgtAAATATTACACATTTTTAATGTCTTCTTTCTCTTAGTTTTGTTTTGTCTAAGATTAAAAATAGTAGTATTTGTACAATAAAGTTAACattttatatgtgtatgtagattttaacatttttattattttatcataaatgaatgttataaaataatttgcatgtattctttcactttttttttaaattttttttttttataaccaatagattttttattttttttttaaacaaagtgtagatatttatatatttggaagtTTAGAATTTTGCATGCTAATAAAGATTTACATGCTATCTTAATCTATTCTACTAAAATAAGGAAATCATgcgagaaaaagaaaacaatatttactattttttaataaagatttaCATGCTATATCAatctattcaaataaaataaagagatcatgctagaaaaaaaaaaaacaatatttactattttttaataaagatttaCATGCTATATTAATCTATtctaataaaataaggaaattatgatagaaaaggaaaacaacacttactaatttttatttgaattgaataaacaaaataaagggaaaaggaAATTTCATTAAGGACAAAATAGGAATTGCAAAAGATGGAACATTAAACTCGGATGGAAACAGGTTTTTgtaccatggcaataataatgtTATCAATTAATGTAATAAAACATGATTTAGCTGCAACAATTACTTTTGCAGCTCAAAGATCTTTCCCAAaacatcatattttatttattttattattatttttctacagGACCAAAAAACCAATAGCCCAActtaaattctatatattttcctttagcATATGGATATTTAAATATAGTTGATAATGTCACCTACTAAAGAAtcaaataaattctaaaatgtATATAAACAAACTTTTTTGATGACCACATTGTCCTTTTAAAAGtactaaattttcatttaaacatttaattacTAAACCAACTATAATAATTtgtggggaaaaaaattaaataatcattatatataaataggagtaaatataacatttattcTTGAATTATAGAGGTTAATCACATTCATTCTTGAATAGTTTAGATACCAAATgcaataaattttaaagttttttatttattaaaaatggaaaaaaaaaacctaaataaatattaaaattagccacctaaaataaaaaagataaatttatttcaagcaatgaatatagaagttaaaaaataatatttatatccattttctttattgttttattttttttaattttttttctttcctaaataactcttttagaatttttaaatactgaaaacaaaattttgagaaattaatttttgtaaaaataaaaatttgaaaattttatatacatacgaaagaaagttttctttttaatatttaatttatagaacagttaaaaatattattaaatagtaTATTCTGTAAAgttatacagagagagagagagagagagagagaacattgTACCTCTTCTTTGTGATTGTCCAGCTGACGATCCTGATTAACATCCTTTGTCAAGTGGGAAGTATCGATGATTTCTTGAGAATTTTGTATCATGTTGGGTTTGCCAGCTATATTACCACATGGTAGACACCCAATTAGGCAGCACTTCTTATGAGAAAGATTTTCCGAATCATTTGGTTGATCAACATTAATATTATTGGTAATATTACTGTTGATTGGATCAAGCTGTGGTGAATCATttccatgaaaaccaaaaagtacTTTTATTGAATCACAGTCGTTCACCTCTAACTTTTCTAGACTTGGTAACCACTTTATACATTTGAAGGGAACAAGTATGTTAGTAGGAGTATTCATATTATCCATGTTGCTTTCTACTCCATCAGCATCCTACAGCCATGCAATTACATTCCAATAATATCATGAtactatacatatacatattgtattggaacaataatttagtaaaatgattaatattattttatcataaacTATGacatattttgcatatttttatttccaaacTATAAAATTCTCACATCGTTTTCCATACcaatgtttttatgttattttagttcaattaaacattttgttattaataaattcaataaaattaagaaaactcaATCATGTAACTTTATTTtgaaacatatttattttggtttatatatttatttttgtgtagtGTGTTTGACTATATAATTTGGGCAAATTCATTATATAATGATTGgactaaactaaaaaaaaaaaaaaaaaaaattaaatatgataaattaaatgtaaaatttaaatcaCCACATGAACTCTTAAACAAATATGCTAAAAATTATAAGTTTACCTCTTAGCAGTTTTAATTGCCATTGACCTTTcataagtttaaattttttaaatcatttaaatatatacgtatatgtaCGTACCTTAGGTGGCCCTGTACTTCCCTCATCATCTATGGCTCTGCACAAACTGATTAGACTCGGTAGCCACCACAGAGTTAACTCAGTTAATTTGGGGAAGAGAATCATATCATCGGATGTAGATGTATTAATAGGATCATCAGTTTTGCGGTTCCATACGGAAACGATTTCTTCTAATGTTGGGCAGTTTCCTACATACAAACTCTGGAGCTGTGGAAATCCTCTTGGAAGAGATGATGCTGTGGAAATCCTCTCCTTTCTAACAAACTGATGATCAGTAGGAGGAAGTTGTAAATCATCAGAATTATAATGGAATATTCCCTTCAATCCTTCAAGATTCATCAAATACAATTCCTCCAAAAGAGGGAATTTGTTTGGAACATGAAGATCAGTCCGATTATTATTTGACGTGAATTTCACCACGTACTCCATTTCATTGCAGTTGACTACTATAAGAATCCTCAACCACGGGAAACCATCTTGCTCCTCCTCATCAAAATGGGGAAATAAATTCTTCAAATCATGCACCTTCCTTAATCTCAAAGCTTCACATTTCTTGACTATTGGATGAATCCCACTCTGTTTTATAGAATCAGTGCTAACTTCGTCTAGCTGCAAATTCTTTCTAAACAAATCATTGATTTCATCTCTAGCATATCTACCCACACCAATTGAAAATCTTGTCaaatcattgaaaataaagtttCTTGGAATAAACTCCACTTCTGGTATCCAAACATTTAAAACTTTCAAATATCGATCAAGCAGAGGAGTTATCTCATCAAGACTTGCGGAGGTTTTCTCTTCATTTCCTTCCAGAGAACTCCAACTACTGAAGGGGAAAATCTTTAACTCTTCCAATGTGGTTAATCTCGAGAGTACACCAGGTGGAATTCTATTAAGCCCTTTGCATTTTGTCATATCCAACACCTTTAGATGTTGAAGATTTCCTATCTCCTTTGGCAACTCTTGTTGGATCCAAGAACCAATCAAGCTGAGGATTTCTAGCATTTCCAATCCTCCAATTCTTGAAATATCTCCTAACTCACAATACTCCAAATGCAAGGTCCGGAGGTTTTGTAGCATTTGCAATGATGCTGGAAGCGTTTGAAAGTAAATACTTTGAAAAGCCAAAACCTTGATTTCTTTAATCCCTTCGAAAAAATTCTCACTCAGTTCCAATTTCTGCCAAGCATATCTTACCATAaagtgatattttattttaattgtcgAGGACAAACTTAGAAGCTTGAGATTGGGGCACACCAAACTATCAGGATGCTTCTTGATTCTCTTATCAAATACAAGTGAGATTGCAGTGCAATGTTCCATTTCACTTGAATCTATCTCTGGCCACTCTTCCATTTCATTATCACATTTAACTACGAAGCCATCGTGCTCCTTTCTTGATGCGATTGATATGGCCACATCACGAACAATATCATGCATTCTAATGCACTCTTTCTCATTGCCATCCATCAGTAGAAAACATCTTTTTAAATACCCAACCAAAGTATGAACTCTGTTTCTTGTCTGTTCCATTGTCCGAGTTTCTTGAAACAACCTTAATCCTTTCCCATATCGAACCAAAGTTTCAATACCAATATCATAGTCTTCTGGGAATAAACAACACAGCAAAAAGCATGACTTGGCTTCTTCGCTTCTTAAAAGGTCGTAACTCAATTTGATACGGGAATAGACCTCTATATCCGTTTTTAACATGCTATCTGGTATTGATTTTTCAAGTTTGAGAAGTGCATCATTCCAATCACTTTCGTCTCTATTTTCGAGCGCTCTTCCAACAGTGACGATCGCAACAGGTAAGCCTTTGCATTCATTTGCAACCTTTTTTGCTACCTTGTGTAGATCACGAGTACAATTGGAAATTCCTGCCACCTCTTCGAAAAGATTCCAAGCTTCGTCTTCAGATAAGACTTTGATGGGAAAAATCTCTTGACTTTTCATTTGCTTGCAAACATCTTCATTTCGTGATGCCAATAGAATTTTACATCCATCGGGGATACCTACAGCCTCCAAATCAAGTTTATTCCACAAGTCATCCAGTATAAGAAGGATGTTTTCTGTCTCTTTCAATATTCTCTGACGCAATTTTTCTGCTCTTCCTTCGTCGTCGCTCTTCTGATCAAACTTCAAACCCAAGAAATCTGCAATTGTGTCTTGGATTCGACCAACATTTGGATTTTGGGACACCGTTACCATAACAACCTCACGAAAAAGTTTCtcatcttttgctcttttagcAACTTCTTTGGCCATGGTTGTTTTCCCGATCCCGCCCATCCCGCATATCGCAGTCATGCTCACCTTCTCATTTCTTAGAGCCTCCATAACTTGATTTAAGATTTTCTTTCTCGAGTTGAAGTCTTTCATGGATGATGAAGAAAAGTGCATTCTGGTTGGAGGTGCAGGGTAGGATATTCTATCGAACTTTCCTTCTTGTTGGAGCTTCAGAACACCCTCTGCGTGCTTCTTGGCTTTCCTACCCAAAGAATGTCGCAACTTCAAGTTTGGGCACCATCCATGGAAGCACATTTTGTCTGCTGTTGCATCTTCTTTCAAGAACTTCTCCAGCTCATCTGTGATCTTGTCCACCTCTGAAACCCACCAATTAACTTCATCTCCGATGACTTCTGAATTTCTATTTGCTGCATCGATCAACTTTTGAACATCAGCTCTCTTGTTCATCAGCTTAACATTTTCATCTTCAAGAGCCTTGATGTTGACTTTATAGTGAAATAAGTATCCAAGATGTCTTCCAGTGGGCTCCACCAACATTTCTCCAATTTTTGATATGATTGAAGTGATAATGTCCATTTTCCTTTGAAAATATATCAGACAAAccagtaattatatataaattgcaaTGTGAGTACTAGCTGTAGCTAGGATGTACAgagaataaaaatttgaactACTGTTATTACTACtacgaaaaatagaaaaattgttTGGTAACTTTTAAATGTCTAGCTAATATTATGGtaacaattatttattaatatttttaaaaaagatgaaAGAACTATCATAGAATTGAGAGGAAATGAGGAAAGGAGAGACAGGAGAGgggatattttttataattaaataaaaaatcgatTAAAATAGTTTCCAATAACAATCAATAAGTCCTTAAAGTAATTTCTGAAGActaggaattaaaaaataaaaataaataaagactagTAACAAATGTGTTACCAAatgcatatttaattttgtttgtcgTAGCATAaaccaaaactaaaaaaacaatatcaaaattgaacatttaatattatcaaaaaacCATATGTACAATTGAAAAGATATATCTCACTAAACTATTATAGTTAAGCACAATATAATGTCATGAGTAAATATCTCATCCTAGCATTCAAATCATGGACCATGCTTGGGACATGAGATCCTTGGGCCAATATCCAAATTTGTGAACCCCACACATGGAATGGTCCTAAGAAATGTAGATTAAAGATTGAGACTCCACAACCAAAGGCCACGACTGGATCCTAAACCCTGAAACCTTGTAATGGGATTGCAATTGAGATCTAAGACCCCTGTACGACTGGATCATGACCATAGGAAAATTAGAACTAAAACTAAGGAACATTAGACTAGGAAATTTAAGCGGCTCAAGATCCCTTGATTATGATTGAAATTTTGGAAACTTCAAACCTATATCGAGATGGCGAATAAGATTTGGTTTGATATTGCTGTAAATTatgaaataatcaataaaactcTACTGTAGCAACAgtcaattttttaatcaatttgataagtGTTTGGTAAACTATTGTTACAAAACTACTCATagtaacaaaattataattttggcaTTTGCTAAATAACGTGCTTGATAATTGTAATTGTATATAATCATCAAAACAgagatgaattattattgttcatatatatatatatatattatttttgctaaTTGATGTTTTtactacatataaaataatctaaCGTATGTATATATTCTCTTTTCTCATCccaaaaaagcatatatatatatatatatataattgaagaaaccaagaaaacataaacaaacctaactttaaataagaaaaatgattataaaaaaaaaaatcataaagttACATGGTAACAGGGAATTATATATCTTATTAGTTGAaggttaatttataatttttaatattaaaattctaattatacTAGAAGTAGAATTTGAGAAGTAGCTTATTACATTCCAACTTCATAAATTTCCACAACattttatttgagaaaaaatattcCATAATCCATTTTAGCAGGTCTAAAAGAAAACTCCGAACATAGCCTAAGTTCCAATTCCTCCAACTGGGGTTTCGGAATCTTTTACCAAGATGTGTATCTGAAACCTTATGTTAAAACTAGAACTAAGACTAACACTAGCAACAAAGACCAATGAAACAAGACTTAAATCCCCACAACCAAATCCAGGACTTGAACTCCCCAATTTGGATCATGGGTTTAATTGTCACATAAAATTATTTGGTAACTCTTAAATGTCTAgctatttttatatacattacAAGTAAAACAACATAGAAGAATTGTGTATGCAGTTGATGAATCTTCCACTGAGCTATAGCATATGAGACTTGAACATCTAAGTGAAAATGGGATGCATATATTATCTAAGAAGCATAAACTTCAAGTTCTTGGTTTGAAGAATATATGCACACACAATTGGTAAATAACATAGTGTTGcatttaaaactttttctcCTTTTAGAAAATCCAGTATTTTGGATTTGGTGCATGTTAATTTCTATTGGATAGATGCCAAAATTTTAAGCGGTGCTAACTACTATGTTACatttattgatgactactcaaggaaaATTTGGAGCTTTGCATTGAAGGCTAAAAGTTAAGAGCTGGATATCGTTTCATGCTACCGTTGAAAGAGAAACTGGAAGGAAATTAAGATGTATTCGTGCATATGATGGTGGCTAATATAGAGCCCATTTGAAGACTATTGTAAAGTAAATGGaatcaaattggaaaaa is a window from the Ziziphus jujuba cultivar Dongzao chromosome 11, ASM3175591v1 genome containing:
- the LOC112489001 gene encoding disease resistance protein At4g27190 isoform X1; the protein is MEVGAPLNTYTILVCRKMDIITSIISKIGEMLVEPTGRHLGYLFHYKVNIKALEDENVKLMNKRADVQKLIDAANRNSEVIGDEVNWWVSEVDKITDELEKFLKEDATADKMCFHGWCPNLKLRHSLGRKAKKHAEGVLKLQQEGKFDRISYPAPPTRMHFSSSSMKDFNSRKKILNQVMEALRNEKVSMTAICGMGGIGKTTMAKEVAKRAKDEKLFREVVMVTVSQNPNVGRIQDTIADFLGLKFDQKSDDEGRAEKLRQRILKETENILLILDDLWNKLDLEAVGIPDGCKILLASRNEDVCKQMKSQEIFPIKVLSEDEAWNLFEEVAGISNCTRDLHKVAKKVANECKGLPVAIVTVGRALENRDESDWNDALLKLEKSIPDSMLKTDIEVYSRIKLSYDLLRSEEAKSCFLLCCLFPEDYDIGIETLVRYGKGLRLFQETRTMEQTRNRVHTLVGYLKRCFLLMDGNEKECIRMHDIVRDVAISIASRKEHDGFVVKCDNEMEEWPEIDSSEMEHCTAISLVFDKRIKKHPDSLVCPNLKLLSLSSTIKIKYHFMVRYAWQKLELSENFFEGIKEIKVLAFQSIYFQTLPASLQMLQNLRTLHLEYCELGDISRIGGLEMLEILSLIGSWIQQELPKEIGNLQHLKVLDMTKCKGLNRIPPGVLSRLTTLEELKIFPFSSWSSLEGNEEKTSASLDEITPLLDRYLKVLNVWIPEVEFIPRNFIFNDLTRFSIGVGRYARDEINDLFRKNLQLDEVSTDSIKQSGIHPIVKKCEALRLRKVHDLKNLFPHFDEEEQDGFPWLRILIVVNCNEMEYVVKFTSNNNRTDLHVPNKFPLLEELYLMNLEGLKGIFHYNSDDLQLPPTDHQFVRKERISTASSLPRGFPQLQSLYVGNCPTLEEIVSVWNRKTDDPINTSTSDDMILFPKLTELTLWWLPSLISLCRAIDDEGSTGPPKDADGVESNMDNMNTPTNILVPFKCIKWLPSLEKLEVNDCDSIKVLFGFHGNDSPQLDPINSNITNNINVDQPNDSENLSHKKCCLIGCLPCGNIAGKPNMIQNSQEIIDTSHLTKDVNQDRQLDNHKEEWLMNLKDLDVIWCNSLEVVFDYGEGPLAPALNKLESLELRGLYKLMHIWKKGPQQVKTVGFQNLKTLSLHFCPSLRYLFTASIAKLLVMLKGLKVTYCKSMEEVVAKTEEEINNVNAEFYVVSFPNLVSIELNSLNNLYYLCQHPYAFEFPSLETLQIKKCPKLQTFVTANKTPKIPKLKVVKLNGKDMVILEQDLNGIIRRQFEKPDHIEEE
- the LOC112489001 gene encoding disease resistance protein At4g27190 isoform X2, with translation MDIITSIISKIGEMLVEPTGRHLGYLFHYKVNIKALEDENVKLMNKRADVQKLIDAANRNSEVIGDEVNWWVSEVDKITDELEKFLKEDATADKMCFHGWCPNLKLRHSLGRKAKKHAEGVLKLQQEGKFDRISYPAPPTRMHFSSSSMKDFNSRKKILNQVMEALRNEKVSMTAICGMGGIGKTTMAKEVAKRAKDEKLFREVVMVTVSQNPNVGRIQDTIADFLGLKFDQKSDDEGRAEKLRQRILKETENILLILDDLWNKLDLEAVGIPDGCKILLASRNEDVCKQMKSQEIFPIKVLSEDEAWNLFEEVAGISNCTRDLHKVAKKVANECKGLPVAIVTVGRALENRDESDWNDALLKLEKSIPDSMLKTDIEVYSRIKLSYDLLRSEEAKSCFLLCCLFPEDYDIGIETLVRYGKGLRLFQETRTMEQTRNRVHTLVGYLKRCFLLMDGNEKECIRMHDIVRDVAISIASRKEHDGFVVKCDNEMEEWPEIDSSEMEHCTAISLVFDKRIKKHPDSLVCPNLKLLSLSSTIKIKYHFMVRYAWQKLELSENFFEGIKEIKVLAFQSIYFQTLPASLQMLQNLRTLHLEYCELGDISRIGGLEMLEILSLIGSWIQQELPKEIGNLQHLKVLDMTKCKGLNRIPPGVLSRLTTLEELKIFPFSSWSSLEGNEEKTSASLDEITPLLDRYLKVLNVWIPEVEFIPRNFIFNDLTRFSIGVGRYARDEINDLFRKNLQLDEVSTDSIKQSGIHPIVKKCEALRLRKVHDLKNLFPHFDEEEQDGFPWLRILIVVNCNEMEYVVKFTSNNNRTDLHVPNKFPLLEELYLMNLEGLKGIFHYNSDDLQLPPTDHQFVRKERISTASSLPRGFPQLQSLYVGNCPTLEEIVSVWNRKTDDPINTSTSDDMILFPKLTELTLWWLPSLISLCRAIDDEGSTGPPKDADGVESNMDNMNTPTNILVPFKCIKWLPSLEKLEVNDCDSIKVLFGFHGNDSPQLDPINSNITNNINVDQPNDSENLSHKKCCLIGCLPCGNIAGKPNMIQNSQEIIDTSHLTKDVNQDRQLDNHKEEWLMNLKDLDVIWCNSLEVVFDYGEGPLAPALNKLESLELRGLYKLMHIWKKGPQQVKTVGFQNLKTLSLHFCPSLRYLFTASIAKLLVMLKGLKVTYCKSMEEVVAKTEEEINNVNAEFYVVSFPNLVSIELNSLNNLYYLCQHPYAFEFPSLETLQIKKCPKLQTFVTANKTPKIPKLKVVKLNGKDMVILEQDLNGIIRRQFEKPDHIEEE